CGGCGGGAGCGACCATGCGCGGATCAGTGATGGGAACGGCGGTCACCCTCGCGGCAGGCGCCCTTCTGACGGCGGCCATGACCACGGCTTCGGCGAGTCCACCGACCACGCCCCACAAGGCCGATCCCCCGCGCCCCGTTCTCGTCGACTGCACCTGGCACCAGAACGTCCGCCCGGCCGACTTCATCCTGGCCTGCGGCGACGGCAACAGCCGCCTCATCGGGCTCCACTGGTCGCAGTGGAGCCCGGACGGCGCGACGGCCACGGGTGTGAACATGGTCAACGACTGCAAGCCGTACTGTGCGGCCGGCCGCTTCCACGGCTACCCGGTCACGGTCCGGCTCGACGAAGCCAAGCCCTGGAAGAAGGATCCGGGTGTGCAGCACTACACGCGGATGACCCTCACCTACGCCCATGACCACCCCGAGGGGTTCCAGCAGGTCATGACCTACCCGCTCTGGGACTGAGGGCCGGCGAGCGGGTAGGTGCCGGGCGCCTGGTCAGGCGAGCTCCACCAGCAGGTCGCCGCCCTCCACCTGCTGGATGCGGTTGATGGCCAGCCGGGACACGCGGCCCGCCTTCGGCGCGGTGATGGTGGCCTCCATCTTCATCGCCTCGATGGTGGCGACGGTGGCGCCGGCGGCGATCTCGTCGCCCTCGGCCACCGCCAGGGTCACCACGCCGGCGAACGGCGCCGCCACATGGCCGGGGTTCGCGCGGTCGGCCTTCTCCGTCACCGGCACGTCCGAGGCCGCGGCGCGGTCACGGACCTGGATGGGCCGCAGCTGGCCGTTGAGCGTGGACATCACCGTGCGCATGCCCCGCTCGTCCGCCTCGCCGATCGCCTGCAGCTCGATCAGCAGCCGTACGCCGGGCTCCAGGTCGACGGCGTACTCCTTGGCGGGCCGCAGGCCGTAGAAGAACGCCTTGCTGTCCAGGACGCTGGTGTCGCCGAAGGACTGGCGGTGGGTGTCGAACTCGCGCGTCGGACCGGGGAACAGCAGCCGGTTGAGGGTGGCCCGGCGATCCTTGGCCAGGCCCTCGCGGTCCTCAGCGGACAGCTCGGGCGCCGGCTTGGGCGCGGCCCGACCCTGCAGCGCCTTGGTACGGAACGGCTCGGGCCAGCCGCCGGGCGGGGTGCCCAGCTCGCCGCGCAGGAAGCCGATCACCGAGTCCGGGATGTCGAACCTGTCGGGCGTCTCCTCGAAGTCCTTCGGGGAGACCCCGGCGCCGACCAGGTGCAGGGCGAGGTCGCCGACCACCTTTGAGGACGGGGTGACCTTGACCAGGCGGCCGAGGATGCGGTCGGCGGCGGCGTACATGGCCTCGATGTCCTCGAAGCGGTCGCCGAGGCCGAGGGCGACGGCCTGGGTGCGCAGGTTGGACAGCTGGCCGCCGGGGATCTCGTGGTGGTAGACGCGGCCGGTCGGGGAGGCGAGGCCCGCCTCGAACGGGGCGTAGATCTTGCGGACGCCCTCCCAGTACGGCTCCAGGTCGCCGACGGCGTGCAGGTCGAGCCCGGTGGGACGGTCGGAGTGGTCGGTGGCGGCCACCAGCGCCGACAGCGAGGGCTGGGAGGTCGTACCGGCCATGGAGGCGACCGCGCCGTCCACCGCGTCGGCGCCCGCCTGGATCGCGGCGAGGTAGGTGGCGAGCTGGCCGCCGGCCGTGTCGTGCGTGTGCAGATGCACGGGCAGGTCGAACTCGCGGCGCAGCGCGGAGACCAGCTTGGCGGCGGCGGGGGCGCGCAGCAGTCCGGCCATGTCCTTGACGGCGAGGACATGGGCGCCGGCCTCGACGATCTGCTCGGCCAGGCGCAGATAGTAGTCGAGGGTGTACAGCCGCTCGGCGGGGTCGTTGAGGTCGGCGGTGTAGCAGAGGGCGACCTCGGCGATCGCGGTGCCGGTCTCGCGTACGGCGTCGATGGCGGGGCGCATCTGGCCGACGTCGTTGAGGGCGTCGAAGATGCGGAAGATGTCGATGCCGGTGGCGGCGGCCTCCTGCACGAAGGCGTCGGTCACCTCGGTCGGGTACGGGGTGTAGCCGACGGTGTTGCGGCCGCGCAGCAGCATCTGGAGGCAGATGTTGGGGACGGCCTCGCGCAGGGCGGCCAGCCGCTCCCAGGGGTCCTCGGCGAGGAAGCGCAGCGCCACGTCGTACGTCGCACCGCCCCAGCACTCCAGGGAGAGCAGCTGCGGCAGGGTGCGGGCGACGACCGGGGCGACGGCGAGGAGGTCCTTGGTGCGCACCCGGGTGGCGAGCAGGGACTGGTGGGCGTCGCGGAAGGTGGTGTCGGTGACCCCGATGGTCGGCGACTCACGCAGGTGGCGTGCGAAGCCCTCGGGGCCGAGGTCGACCAGCAACTGACGGGAACCGGCGGGAGGTTCACCGGCCGGCAGCGGCGGCAGCTTGGTGACCGGGTCGAGCAGGTCGGGGCGTTCGCCGTGCGGCTTGTTGACCGTGACGTCGGCGAGGTACGTGAGCAGCTTGGTGCCGCGGTCCGCGGAGGAGCGGGCGGTCAGCAGGT
Above is a genomic segment from Streptomyces fodineus containing:
- a CDS encoding pyruvate carboxylase translates to MFRKVLVANRGEIAIRAFRAGYELGARTVAVFPHEDRNSLHRLKADEAYEIGEPGHPVRAYLSVEEIVGAARRAGADAVYPGYGFLSENPELARACEEAGITFVGPSTATLELTGNKARAVAAARAAGVPVLGSSQPSNDVDELVRAAEEIGFPVFVKAVAGGGGRGMRRVQDPAQLRESIEAASREADAAFGDPTVFLEKAVVDPRHIEVQILADGAGNVIHLYERDCSLQRRHQKVIELAPAPNLDPEVRERICDDAVRFAREIGYRNAGTVEFLLDPDGNHVFIEMNPRIQVEHTVTEEVTDVDLVQAQLRIASGETLADLGLAQDTITLRGAALQCRITTEDPANGFRPDTGRISAYRSPGGSGIRLDGGTTHAGTEISAHFDSMLVKLTCRGRDFKAAVGRARRAVAEFRIRGVATNIPFLQAVLDDPDFQAGRVTTSFIEQRPHLLTARSSADRGTKLLTYLADVTVNKPHGERPDLLDPVTKLPPLPAGEPPAGSRQLLVDLGPEGFARHLRESPTIGVTDTTFRDAHQSLLATRVRTKDLLAVAPVVARTLPQLLSLECWGGATYDVALRFLAEDPWERLAALREAVPNICLQMLLRGRNTVGYTPYPTEVTDAFVQEAAATGIDIFRIFDALNDVGQMRPAIDAVRETGTAIAEVALCYTADLNDPAERLYTLDYYLRLAEQIVEAGAHVLAVKDMAGLLRAPAAAKLVSALRREFDLPVHLHTHDTAGGQLATYLAAIQAGADAVDGAVASMAGTTSQPSLSALVAATDHSDRPTGLDLHAVGDLEPYWEGVRKIYAPFEAGLASPTGRVYHHEIPGGQLSNLRTQAVALGLGDRFEDIEAMYAAADRILGRLVKVTPSSKVVGDLALHLVGAGVSPKDFEETPDRFDIPDSVIGFLRGELGTPPGGWPEPFRTKALQGRAAPKPAPELSAEDREGLAKDRRATLNRLLFPGPTREFDTHRQSFGDTSVLDSKAFFYGLRPAKEYAVDLEPGVRLLIELQAIGEADERGMRTVMSTLNGQLRPIQVRDRAAASDVPVTEKADRANPGHVAAPFAGVVTLAVAEGDEIAAGATVATIEAMKMEATITAPKAGRVSRLAINRIQQVEGGDLLVELA